The following DNA comes from Fusarium fujikuroi IMI 58289 draft genome, chromosome FFUJ_chr03.
CAGAGCTTCATAGCGTCGATAGTAGAGAGAACATTCGGCCCCATCATCTGTTCGTAACGAGCGATCCAATGAACGTACGCAGCGTTGTGGATAAATGCATCAGCTGTATCAGCGACATGCTTCCAGCTAgcatcatcaaggccaagacgagGTTTAGAGAGATCACCAATAACGCAGGAGATCCTATCAGTCCAAGAGTCTTGCCAGAGACCGTAGCCCTTGAGAGATCTTACAAGACGCTCCTTTGCAAACCTAAGGTCCTTGGCTCCCCGGATACAAGCGATCAGCTTGGTGTTCTTTCTGTCGAGGATATCCTTGGCTAGGTATGCGCCGAGAAAGCCAGTAGCCCCGGTAAGAAAGAAAGTGGCGCCGTTAGAAGGGCCCAGAGCATCGGGGTTAGCGCTTTGGTACTTCGCGTCTAGGGTATTGGTAAGCTCATCGAGGGAGTCAGAGTAAACATTATCGTTGGAATGGTCGACTGTGACAGCCTGGCCACTGCGAAGACTGTCGACTGCGCTGCCCAGGCCGCGAATAGTGGGGTTTGCATAGAGAACACCGATGGTGACATCAGCACGCAGTTCCTTGCGAATGTTGAGTAACAGTTGCTGGGCAAGAAGACTGTGGCCACCGCAGTCGAAGAAACTTGAGTCCGGCCTGGAAATCGAGTGTCAGTATTTAAATGGTAGACGTGTGAACCATCAGTGGAATCATACCTGACCATCTTGGCGTTCAGACCCGGGATTAGGGTTGACCATTGTGTCGCAATAGTCTTTTCAGTCTCAGATAGGCTCTCCCAGCTCTTCAGATCCTCTTCCGAAGCATCCTCTGTCATGAGAGAGGCATCGGGGAAAGGAAGATTAGGAGAGTCAACCTTTCCGTTCGGGTTCAGAGGCAGCTTCTGCAACACAATGTAGATCGAAGGAACGGAGTGCGCCGGTAAGCGAGACTTGAGGTGGTCTCGCACCTCGGCTTGGATACGGCGAAATCTCTTGAGATAGACAGTACAGGGTCCCATTTCTACACCCTCCTCGTCAATATCCTGGAGGCCCTGAGTCTCAAGCCAACGCTTCCATTCGGCGATCTCAGGGACGATGTAGCTGACAAGTGTCGGCTCCTCATTACGATCTCTTCGAACCAGTGTCTTGCAGTCTCTGATCAGAGGACTGCCACCAAGGTTCGCATCAATCTCGTTGAGTTCAATGCGGAATCCACGGATCTGTCAGAGTTAGCTTTGTAAAAACGTACAATGGAATCAATCGTTGACCACCTTAACTTGTGAGTCCATACGGCCCAGGACACGCACAGCCCCATCTGGTCGATATTCTCCAAGGTCACCTGTGACGTAAAGTCTGTCTCGCGGCCCCTTATAGTACTTGCGCCAAGGTTCGCCCTTATCGTTGGCCTCGTCCGCCTCCACCCACTTTTTGTTATTAACAAACCAGTTATCGATgaacttctccttgttcttctcggGATCATTGAGGTATCCTTCGGCAAGACCAGCAGCGCGGATATAGATCTCTCCAACCACACCCATCGGACAGATCTTGGTGTGGTCTTCTCGATCCACAACCAATACCTGGACGCCCTTCATGCCCCAGCCAGCGGGGATAGAGTCGCCGAGCGAGTCCAGGGCTGCAGGGTCCTCCTGGGCGGAAGGGACCTCAAAATAGGATACAGCGCGAGAAGTTTCTGTGGTTCCGtacatgttgatgatggtgcaGGCGGGACCTAGCTGACGAAGACTCCTACAGTCGCGAGTAGTGAGGACGTCACCAACAAAGAAGACCTGGCGCAGGCTAGGAAACTGCGCTGTGGCGCCACCAACCAGAATCTGTCCCATGGCAGGCGTAAGGtgagttgttgttggtgaccACTTTCTCATCCATTCGCTCAGCCTTACGTGCTGGATATCCTCCTTGGCGGGCAGGATTAGGCTTGCGCCCAAGGCCAGAGGCGTCATGATATCTGAGGTCAGAGTTAGTCACAGCTGTTCAACACATAGTGAACGAATCCCGCACCTCGCTGAATTGGGTCATGGGCTATTCCGGAAAGGCAGGCGAATACGCTTTCTGATGAGAGACCGAACCTCTCAGCCATCCACGGGAAATACTTTGCTAGACTGTAATGACGGCCAAGCACGCCCCTATTAAACGTTAATAAAGGTTCAAGCTCTTAGCAAGCTGGAGcgacgagaagagaaaacTCGTACTTTGGCAATCCTTGCGTTCCGCTCGTGAACGACAGCGTACAGTTAGAGTCAGGTCCAATGAGCACGTCGGGAGGTGTTGAGGCCCTCTCCTTTACGTTGGCGAAGATATCAGCACTGCCTTCGCCCGCAATTAACTCGCCATCGTCGGTGAAGCGGAGGTCTGGGATCTTGATCTTAATggcaagttcatcatcaatgcaCTTTTGGACGAGAGGAGCAAGAGGACTGTGTCAAGACGTTAATCGGGGGGAGCTCGCGGGTCATCAGGAGTTGGGATTGGCCTTACCCGCTCTCCTCCGTAGCCTTGCGAATGGAGATGAgcgccttgggcttggaaaCCTGAAGATAGACTGGTATGGTACGTTAGTTGAAGTTGATTTCCGTCCTCGTCCGGTGTATGCCGTACTTTGTTGTCTTTGCGGAGGGTACTGAGGATCAAGGACAGTGACGATAGCACCAGCCGCCAGGGTCCCCATGTATGCACAGACCAATTCAACTGAGCGGTGCGCAAAGATCATGACTACGTCTCCATTCTGGATGCCGGAGTCGCGTAAGTAATTTGCGATGTTGTTACTTGCTTCATCAATTTGGCGATAGGTATAGGTTCTTGTTGGCGCCCTGCATGCGTTGTTAGCGACTGATGCAATTACGACATGTTTCAATGCAGGGGGACATCATCAACCCACTTCGAGGTCACAGTCTCTGTCACACAAAGCCTGTCAGGATGAGTCAGGGCATTCTTGTGGAATATCTCATGAATGCCTCCAATGTAGCCTCCCCAGTCGAGATCTTCAGTAGGGTCAGGTAGCGACATTGTGCCGGCTCAACTTGTACACAATGCAGGGGAAATTCCTGGCAGTTACAGccaatgaatgaatgatgcGAAAGGATTGAGCGGCCAAGGGCGTTGGTAAATTCAAACTCTCGATATGTCGTCCCCAGATGTAACAGAGCGACGGTCTGAGGCCATTtaagaatgaatgaatatgGCTTGTGGCTTTCAATGCGTCACACAGGAAATTTCTATGGAGCTCCGAGAGCGGAGGGCCAGTATAGGGTAGTTGATCTGCAGGTGGGCACGTGATGGTATTCCGCGTCTTGGCGTCGCTTTTCATATACAAATAAATAGGTACGTAGTGATATTTACCCTggtgacaaaaagactgaGGTAATTTTACTCCAAGTCTACTAAACCTCGAGACTAGTTTCCTTTGGCTCTTTGTTTTACCAGAGACCTGGCTAACAGCATAGGAAATGGAAAGTGGAAAGTTGGTTGCTTGTGACCTCCGCGGAGCCCTGCTGGACCAAGCCGAGTTCGGGTGTAGCTGTCATGGGAAATCCAATGGTTGTTGACCGTTACATTGAGTCAAATATACACCAACTATCCTGTTACTGATGACCTAGTAATTGTGCATTGGCTGCCAACACATCCCTGCAAGAAGATCTAGTATCTCCTTACTAGATCACGGAGTTCAATAACTTGCAACTCTACTCTTTTAAGCCCACCGAAACCAAATGTTATAGACTCACAAGCCGCATGTCTCAAGCACATGGCTAGTAGATG
Coding sequences within:
- a CDS encoding probable alpha-aminoadipate reductase large subunit, whose product is MSLPDPTEDLDWGGYIGGIHEIFHKNALTHPDRLCVTETVTSKAPTRTYTYRQIDEASNNIANYLRDSGIQNGDVVMIFAHRSVELVCAYMGTLAAGAIVTVLDPQYPPQRQQIYLQVSKPKALISIRKATEESGPLAPLVQKCIDDELAIKIKIPDLRFTDDGELIAGEGSADIFANVKERASTPPDVLIGPDSNCTLSFTSGTQGLPKGVLGRHYSLAKYFPWMAERFGLSSESVFACLSGIAHDPIQRDIMTPLALGASLILPAKEDIQHVRLSEWMRKWSPTTTHLTPAMGQILVGGATAQFPSLRQVFFVGDVLTTRDCRSLRQLGPACTIINMYGTTETSRAVSYFEVPSAQEDPAALDSLGDSIPAGWGMKGVQVLVVDREDHTKICPMGVVGEIYIRAAGLAEGYLNDPEKNKEKFIDNWFVNNKKWVEADEANDKGEPWRKYYKGPRDRLYVTGDLGEYRPDGAVRVLGRMDSQVKIRGFRIELNEIDANLGGSPLIRDCKTLVRRDRNEEPTLVSYIVPEIAEWKRWLETQGLQDIDEEGVEMGPCTVYLKRFRRIQAEVRDHLKSRLPAHSVPSIYIVLQKLPLNPNGKVDSPNLPFPDASLMTEDASEEDLKSWESLSETEKTIATQWSTLIPGLNAKMVRPDSSFFDCGGHSLLAQQLLLNIRKELRADVTIGVLYANPTIRGLGSAVDSLRSGQAVTVDHSNDNVYSDSLDELTNTLDAKYQSANPDALGPSNGATFFLTGATGFLGAYLAKDILDRKNTKLIACIRGAKDLRFAKERLVRSLKGYGLWQDSWTDRISCVIGDLSKPRLGLDDASWKHVADTADAFIHNAAYVHWIARYEQMMGPNVLSTIDAMKLCNEGKPKLFSFVSSTSTLDTDYYINLSDAQTATGRGAVLESDDLLPNRTGLGTGYGQTKWVSEQLVREAGRRGLCGAIVRPGYILGSRSSGVSNTDDWIVRLLKGCCQLGARPRIINSVNAVPVDHVARVVVASTLNPLPGMNVVHVTAHPRLRMNELLSALSYYGYEVPEVDYDIWKSQLEEFVSAGAVEKDQEQNALMPLFHMATANLPSTTRAPELDDRNAVAVLRADADRWTDIDDSAGDGISREDIGRYLRYLVEIKFMAAPTGRGRKLPEIDTSIAEAQAQWGVGGRGGTS